One part of the Dysidea avara chromosome 10, odDysAvar1.4, whole genome shotgun sequence genome encodes these proteins:
- the LOC136268680 gene encoding uncharacterized protein translates to MDADEISEATIADSRQEARKKSHHVDQIEAQDACSDAHGHHMESGVNGSDMNSGNVTHTNTASATSHPIEGSCYGFAIVGDNIDKNVRPSFQREDSKTQSLHYFHSYAVKNRVDISSLSDTPSSNMISPDKILPSAMDFQALIKDFQVLVSRMLVQHMERFREEKHCVEWHIPSRYSKEMSAESEVVALGVQLKNEAKVSDMCHIVDELSKYVPCEEVVESLTVGGEDFSCDKSRLFQLLLFGDQLTIARARSAILLRCFHPTALSKLKGFVPTIVDWHARQCFLTAIWDRLYDTKSACDKGSLFQLRNVLSRSAISKDPEKNMKAHEDFFLVILHSYIVVAAEELLNLEPQNRYTCLDVASKVVSKWVKCLIPPSHSPEENRASEETRASGESGIPLSSQPSRDHIEISSGTSYATDLITLGLLWHGFHDSVKEGDGDRIMLYWKFLLFIFQQTNHYNYAGEAFNFLAQTLYLSPRKCAELKWSRTINTHGRPGQNIPCDLHMEHLNRRLKMAIQSAGANIVQPSTIQRLAKSIGPVSHVCQ, encoded by the exons ATGGATGCTGATGAAATTAGTGAAGCTACCATCGCTGACTCTCGTCAGGAAGCAAGGAAGAAGAGTCATCATGTAGATCAAATCGAAGCTCAGGATGCATGCAGTGATGCACATGGTCACCACATGGAGAGTGGTGTTAATGGTAGTGATATGAATTCTGGTAATgttacacacacaaacactgctAGTGCAACTAGTCATCCCATTGAGGGAAGCTGCTATGGGTTTGCTATTGTTGGCGACAACATTGATAAGAATGTTAGACCCAGTTTTCAAAGGGAGGACAGTAAGACACAGTCACTTCATTACTTCCACTCGTATGCAGTTAAAAACCGTGTGGACATTTCATCATTGTCTGATACTCCATCTAGTAATATGATTTCACCAGATAAAATATTGCCATCTGCTATGGATTTCCAGGCACTGATTAAGGACTTTCAAGTTTTGGTATCAAG AATGCTTGTCCAGCACATGGAAAGATTTAGAGAAGAGAAACATTGTGTAGAGTGGCACATACCATCACGTTATTCCAAGGAAATGTCAGCTGAATCAGAAGTG GTCGCACTTGGAGTTCAATTAAAAAATGAAGCCAAGGTCAGTGACATGTGCCACATTGTTGATGAGCTGAGCAAGTATGTACCTTGTGAAGAAGTAGTTGAAAGTCTTACTGTTGGTGGAGAAGATTTTAGTTGTGATAAATCCAGATTATTTCAGCTACTTCTTTTTGGAGATCAACTGACCATTGCCAGGGCTCGTAGTGCTATATTGTTGCGATGTTTCCACCCAACTGCATTAAGCAAACTTAAAGGGTTTGTCCCTACAATTGTAGATTGGCATGCAAGGCAGTGCTTCTTAACC GCAATTTGGGACAGATTGTACGACACAAAGTCTGCATGTGACAAAGGCTCACTATTTCAGCTGCGGAATGTTTTGAGCCGATCAGCAATCAGTAAAGACCCAGAAAAAAATATGAAAGCACATGAAGATTTTTTTCTAGTGATTTTGCATTCTTatattgttgttgctgctgaAGAGTTGCTGAATTTGGAGCCCCAGAATAGATATACCTGCCTAGATGTTGCCAGCAAAGTTGTGTCCAAATGGGTAAAGTGTTTAATCCCACCGTCCCACTCCCCTGAGGAGAACAGAGCATCAGAGGAGACCAGAGCATCAGGAGAGTCAGGAATTCCCTTATCATCCCAGCCAAGTAGAGATCACATAGAGATTTCATCTGGTACATCATATGCAACTGATCTTATTACATTAGGTCTTTTGTGGCATGGATTTCATGACTCTGTTAAAGAGGGAGATGGAGATAGAATTATGTTGTACTGgaaatttttattatttattttccaGCAAACAAATCATTACAATTATGCTGGAGAAGCGTTTAATTTCTTAGCACAAACTTTGTATTTGTCTCCTCGCAAGTGTGCTGAATTGAAGTGGAGCAGAACCATTAATACACATGGTAGACCAGGCCAGAATATACCATGCGACCTTCACATGGAGCATCTCAACCGGCGACTTAAAATGGCAATACAAAGTGCTGGAGCAAATATAGTTCAGCCATCTACCATTCAGCGTTTGGCAAAATCAATTGGCCCTGTATCTCATGTATGTCAGTAG